The DNA region GGACTTCGTCGATTCACGTCTGCGCTTGATTAAGGGGAACGAATCATGAACCACGGTCCAATCGGGGCATGGAAGAAGATGCGCCAAGACAAGCGTGACTGGCGTCAGCACACTGCCCGTGTCAGGCAACTGCCGCCGGACTATCGGATAGTCATGGAGGAGATCGAGAAGTTCATGTGGAACTTCGCCGCAGACGGGTCAATGGTCGCCACGCTCGACGGCATCTTGGACCTGATGGAGGAAGGAGCCACCACCGGGCGGCCCGTCCTGGAGGTCACCGGCGAGGACGTGGCCGGATTCGCCCAAAACGTGTTGGCCGAGACGCAGGCAAAGACGTGGACGGGGAAGAAGGCCGACCAACTGAACGCCCGCATCCACGCCAAGCTCGACCAGGCCCAGTCGTGACAGCCGAACCGCCTCGAGCTGGTCATCAGCCTGCGCGCTACTGGTACTCACCGAAGGTCAAAGCCAGGTCCCATGGCTCGACTCGCCAATCAGTGATCGATTCCATGAAGAAGATCCACGCAGCTGCGATCGTGTCTGGATTGGCTGGGCTCGACATGGTGCCGCTGCCATCCTCAGACTCCGAGGTGGACGACCAGAACTCTGCCTCCTGCGGGATCGGGTTCGTCTCCACGATACTGACCGATCCGTTCTCTTCTTGCGCGAGCGCAAAGAGGCAGAAGGGCACGGCGGGTGCATCCCAACCACCCAGTTCGACGAGCAAGAACTCCTGACTATTGGCTGCGTACAGAATGGCCCGTTTGATGAGCGCAACAACATCACCAATCGCAGACTCAGCGGGTTCGCCTGCGGGTGTCAGCGCGAATGTTTGGGCTTCGAGCTGGGCCGAATCGCCTTCGACTTCTACTGGGAAGCGCGACTGGACGATGAGTGTTCCGGTCTCCTCTGACAGCAGGCCAACCTCTCGGTAGCGTCCCCCTTCACGTGTAGTCCTGGCGATCTGGCCCGTCGCCTGCAAGCTGTGCAGTAGGCCCGGTTGATCGACAGACCAGAGGCGCGAGCCTCCCCGATCGGACCAGGTGCGAACCAGTCCCCCAGCACAGAGCCCGAGTTGGGCAACGACGAGTTCATCGCCAGCTTGTAGTGGTGGCTCCATCGTTGGTCCAATCTGTGGTTCGATGCCACCACGATATTGGCCCGCACCGACAGTTGGCCGTGATCCCTACTGCCTCAGGGCGTTGGAACCCGCACCAGTGCGCAGACCCATTCGGTGCCCTCGTCGGTCTCCGCTGGGAACCAACCGGGACTCTCGCGCAACTCCGGGTGGTCTGACTGTTCGGCTGCAGCGTCGGACTCTGGGTCGATCTTCCATCCGGCCGAAACCAGCGCCCGACCGAGGTCGATGAAGTCGTCGTCGACATCCTCGCTGATGAGCTGCAGATGCTCCTCGTCCAAACCGGTGTCCACGCCGGCACGGGTCACCACCAGTGTTCGATCGTCAGCGGTATAGCGGCCGAAGAACTGTTCATCGGCATCTTCGACGCGCGCCTGAACGTTGAGCACCCAGGCATCTTCGACCTCGAGCCAGGTGTGGGCATCGTCGACAAAAGGCACCCAACCATGCTCAAGCAAGGCGACAACCGCTCGATCTGATTCGACCTCGTCCCCGAAATCGGGGCGCGGCTGGGTGTGTGCCAGGACGTGACCACCGGCATCAGCTCCTGACTCGAACAACACCAATGAACCATCGCCCAGCCAGGTCACGCACGACTGCGTTCCGTCAACTCCCGCCAGCGCGTCCACCAGGTCGGCGTCGTCGTCATCCACCGCGTCATCGGCTACGACCCCGGCGAGGATGCCTGGCTCACCAACAGCACTGGCCTCCCCAGCCGCCAGTAGCATCAATGCATCGGACTCGGCGGGCGTCAGCGCGATGAAGATCTCGACGGTGTCGGCTTGCAGTTGGACGAGTAAGTCCTGGTCGACGCCGATGA from Candidatus Nanopelagicales bacterium includes:
- a CDS encoding DUF1048 domain-containing protein; protein product: MNHGPIGAWKKMRQDKRDWRQHTARVRQLPPDYRIVMEEIEKFMWNFAADGSMVATLDGILDLMEEGATTGRPVLEVTGEDVAGFAQNVLAETQAKTWTGKKADQLNARIHAKLDQAQS